The following coding sequences are from one Schizosaccharomyces osmophilus chromosome 1, complete sequence window:
- the erp5 gene encoding COPII vesicle coat component Erp5/Erp6/Erp1 — protein MRLLTVFTFLSVLFYTSNAIYFYFDGSKPQCFLKDLSKGRMVTGAINPEQWNEELKKWVPNEKSKIRVQVDETFANNHIIYKNVLMAKNVLRFTPNNEGTHRICYISDSDGGWFSSTKTRLHVDIGSDEKYNLIASSEDEAKDVADRVEALNSRLETIYKEQMKQRKREMAFRDSSEHANSRVVRWTIVQIAVLLVTSAWQLSHLQQSSACPVQLLQEEDYYR, from the exons ATGAGGCTTTTAACGGTTTTTAcctttctttctgttttatTCTATACCTCAAATGctatttacttttactttgATGGTTCTAAACCAcaatgttttttgaaagacttgagcaaaggaagaatgGTTACCGGTGCTATAAATCCTGAGCAGTGGAATGAAGAGTTGAAGAAATGGGTTCCTAATGAGAAATCTAAGATTCGTGTTCAAGTTGAT GAAACATTCGCAAACAATCACATTATTTACAAGAACGTCTTAATGGCTAAAAATGTGCTTCGCTTTACTCCTAACAACGAAGGTACACATCGCATTTGCTATATCTCTGACAGTGACGGTGGATGGTTTTCTTCTACAAAGACCAGGTTGCATGTCGATATTGGTTCTGATGAGAAATACAATCTCATAGCATCATCAGAAGACGAAGCCAAAG ATGTTGCTGATCGCGTAGAAGCCCTTAATTCACGACTGGAAACCATATACAAAGAACAAATGAAGCAACGTAAACGTGAAATGGCATTCCGTGATTCCAGTGAGCATGCCAACTCTCGAGTTGTTAGATGGACTATTGTTCAAATCGCTGTGCTATTAGTAACCAGTGCTTGGCAGTTATCTCACCTTCAAC AATCATCTGCTTGTCCAGTGCAGCTATTGCAAGAGGAAGATTATTACAGGTAA